A stretch of the Leptospira harrisiae genome encodes the following:
- a CDS encoding synaptic vesicle VAT-1 family membrane protein yields MLREVYRIEKTGSIDHLLRKSELLRPPEGDEVTIEVKAIGLNFADVFSIYGLYSATPKGSFIPGLEFAGKIVKIGEKVKNFEVGDSVFGVTRFGAYTTHLNISEKTVFSLPKDWSMQDGAAFVVQALTAYYALVPLGQVKEGDHVLIHSAAGGVGIMAGQIAKKKKAITIGLVGDSVKFSILKDVGYDYFLIRSPHFKQEMQKILSEHPLKIVLECLGGHYFQDSYDLLAPMGRLVTYGSANFTPSHSFRNWFSIAYSYLTRPKIDPLSMISDNKSVMGFNLIWLWNEIDELRKHFSDLMMLSLPKQTIGHEFTFDSIHDALRTFQSGQTIGKIVIKVP; encoded by the coding sequence ATGTTAAGAGAAGTCTATCGCATCGAAAAAACCGGATCCATTGATCATCTACTAAGGAAATCGGAACTACTCAGGCCGCCCGAAGGTGATGAAGTGACTATTGAAGTAAAAGCCATTGGTCTTAACTTCGCAGATGTATTTTCGATTTATGGTTTATACTCAGCAACACCCAAAGGAAGTTTCATTCCTGGTTTGGAATTTGCGGGAAAAATCGTAAAAATAGGCGAAAAAGTGAAGAATTTTGAAGTTGGCGACTCTGTGTTTGGTGTGACTCGTTTTGGTGCTTATACAACACATCTTAACATTTCAGAAAAAACAGTATTCTCTCTTCCAAAGGATTGGTCGATGCAAGATGGAGCAGCTTTTGTTGTACAAGCGCTCACTGCATACTATGCACTTGTCCCACTGGGACAAGTGAAAGAAGGAGATCATGTTCTCATTCATAGTGCTGCTGGTGGTGTGGGAATCATGGCAGGACAGATTGCGAAGAAAAAAAAAGCAATCACCATCGGTCTTGTAGGTGATTCCGTTAAGTTTTCTATCTTAAAAGACGTAGGTTATGATTATTTTCTCATTAGGTCTCCTCATTTTAAACAAGAGATGCAGAAAATTTTATCAGAACATCCGTTAAAAATAGTTTTAGAATGTTTAGGTGGTCATTATTTTCAGGACAGTTATGATCTCTTAGCACCGATGGGAAGGCTTGTTACCTATGGAAGTGCAAACTTCACACCATCACATTCATTCCGAAATTGGTTTTCCATCGCATATTCTTACCTCACAAGACCAAAAATTGATCCATTATCCATGATTTCAGACAATAAATCAGTGATGGGATTCAATTTAATATGGTTGTGGAATGAAATTGATGAACTTCGAAAACATTTTTCTGATTTAATGATGTTATCACTACCAAAACAAACTATTGGGCATGAGTTTACGTTTGATTCGATACACGATGCACTCCGTACATTTCAATCAGGACAAACAATTGGTAAGATTGTTATAAAAGTTCCGTAG
- a CDS encoding suppressor of fused domain protein, producing the protein MNPSTPKVLYQEANPYGSFTAFLEDDGRTIYLYLQSHNNPEWPMKTLWVRNLIDAPDARIDEDFDVGLAPVLTKSEITDPKAQSSLREDQIHFIWSEEGDAVALFVEEELQAYLPSWSGIKGIHGYAKFAKEEAPTASPLGDPDNGVIAERVKTNRKFWESVAEKDHWKKAQKLRLEFLESKLGKHEKYWSADGGKYPSLGIASFLPKEFPGIKIFSTIGMSVQNQPSIELYHKDYENFSRIELVFAIQLLKDTEDKSETWIQHVLGEMVKFPWNTGIWFGHSHTIQNPRKDPDQLYLDFNWFVLRNVTEELEQGLKESLPNLHGLITENGKRANFLILTPISTEERICFMREGSAKFWETWKKEGYSFFHDSERRMLEF; encoded by the coding sequence ATGAATCCAAGCACCCCTAAAGTTTTATACCAAGAAGCAAATCCTTACGGTTCTTTTACTGCCTTTTTAGAAGATGATGGAAGAACCATTTACTTATACTTACAATCACATAACAACCCTGAGTGGCCGATGAAAACACTTTGGGTGCGTAACTTAATTGATGCACCTGATGCCCGCATAGATGAAGATTTTGATGTTGGCCTTGCGCCAGTTTTAACCAAATCAGAAATTACCGATCCCAAAGCACAAAGTTCACTCAGAGAAGATCAAATTCATTTCATTTGGTCAGAAGAAGGTGATGCAGTGGCATTGTTTGTGGAAGAAGAACTACAAGCTTACCTTCCCTCTTGGTCTGGGATCAAAGGGATTCATGGGTATGCGAAATTTGCAAAGGAAGAAGCTCCAACGGCATCCCCACTTGGTGATCCAGATAATGGAGTGATTGCCGAACGAGTGAAGACCAATCGTAAATTTTGGGAATCTGTTGCGGAAAAAGATCATTGGAAAAAAGCACAAAAGCTTAGATTGGAGTTTTTAGAATCAAAACTAGGGAAACATGAAAAGTATTGGTCTGCTGATGGAGGAAAGTATCCTTCACTCGGAATTGCTTCCTTTTTACCAAAGGAATTTCCTGGAATCAAAATCTTTTCTACCATAGGGATGAGTGTACAAAACCAACCATCCATTGAACTCTATCATAAAGATTATGAAAACTTTTCAAGAATCGAACTCGTATTTGCCATCCAACTTTTAAAAGATACAGAAGATAAATCAGAAACATGGATCCAACATGTACTGGGTGAGATGGTAAAGTTTCCTTGGAACACAGGAATTTGGTTTGGTCATTCTCATACGATCCAAAATCCTAGAAAAGATCCCGACCAACTCTATCTAGACTTCAACTGGTTCGTTCTACGTAACGTCACAGAGGAATTAGAGCAAGGTTTAAAGGAATCACTACCAAACCTTCACGGACTCATCACAGAGAATGGGAAACGCGCTAACTTTCTTATATTAACTCCCATCTCCACAGAAGAACGAATTTGTTTTATGCGAGAAGGTTCTGCAAAATTTTGGGAGACATGGAAAAAAGAAGGATATAGTTTCTTTCACGACAGCGAACGAAGGATGTTAGAATTCTAA
- a CDS encoding alpha-ketoglutarate-dependent dioxygenase AlkB family protein: MHLFQRTESENLLPYDGVLLYIPNFLPTEEAKDIYFSLMDGIVWKPDEAILYGKHITTKRSVAWYAEKGFSYRYSGTTKTALPWSPALLELKTKVEFASKEKFNSCLLNLYHDGSEGMAWHSDDETSLRPNSTIASVSLGAERIFRFKHKKSNEQVELHLENGSLLLMKDVIQRHWLHSLPKAMKIKRPRINLTFRQFGII, encoded by the coding sequence ATGCACTTATTTCAAAGAACTGAATCAGAAAATCTTTTACCTTACGACGGAGTTTTGTTGTACATCCCGAATTTTCTCCCCACAGAAGAGGCCAAAGATATATATTTTTCCCTAATGGACGGGATCGTATGGAAACCTGATGAGGCCATTCTCTATGGAAAACACATTACCACCAAACGGAGTGTGGCTTGGTATGCGGAAAAAGGATTTTCTTATCGGTATTCGGGAACGACCAAAACTGCCTTACCTTGGTCACCTGCACTTTTAGAATTAAAAACAAAAGTGGAATTTGCCTCCAAAGAAAAATTCAATTCCTGTCTTTTGAATTTATACCATGATGGAAGTGAAGGGATGGCTTGGCATAGCGATGATGAAACGTCATTACGTCCCAATTCTACCATTGCGTCCGTAAGTTTGGGAGCAGAACGAATCTTTCGTTTCAAACATAAAAAATCAAATGAGCAGGTGGAATTACATTTAGAAAATGGAAGTTTGCTGTTAATGAAAGATGTCATCCAAAGGCATTGGTTGCATTCCCTTCCTAAGGCGATGAAGATCAAACGACCAAGAATCAATTTAACATTTCGTCAATTTGGAATTATATGA
- a CDS encoding DUF4269 domain-containing protein: MQSLLSHPFQQIEFLQSGNHKQQDLAKDLDEWKILKSLHGFKPTLAGTIPLDIDTDFSDVDILVKFNNPAHLQKICYAKFRNMPNYSFSEKNIALCVTLICRFETKKFSYEIFGQSVEPTDQYAWIHMMVENRFLSFADPTFREEIRNLKKQGIKTEPAFCKVLDLKGDPYQTLLQWNEKSEDQFRELLVQKGFHIIPN; the protein is encoded by the coding sequence ATGCAATCCTTGCTTTCCCACCCGTTCCAACAAATTGAATTTTTACAATCGGGGAATCACAAACAACAGGACTTAGCAAAGGATTTAGACGAATGGAAAATTCTAAAATCCTTACATGGTTTCAAACCAACTCTTGCAGGTACGATTCCATTGGATATCGATACAGATTTTAGCGATGTCGATATCTTAGTGAAATTTAATAACCCTGCCCATTTACAAAAGATCTGTTATGCTAAGTTTCGTAACATGCCAAATTATAGTTTTTCTGAAAAAAACATTGCACTATGCGTCACATTAATTTGTCGATTTGAAACAAAGAAGTTTAGTTATGAAATCTTTGGGCAATCAGTAGAACCAACAGACCAATATGCGTGGATTCATATGATGGTGGAAAATCGATTTTTATCATTTGCAGATCCAACATTCCGAGAAGAAATCCGTAATTTAAAAAAACAAGGGATCAAAACAGAACCAGCATTTTGCAAAGTATTAGATTTAAAAGGAGATCCCTATCAAACTTTACTGCAATGGAATGAAAAATCGGAAGACCAGTTTCGAGAACTACTTGTTCAAAAAGGATTTCATATAATTCCAAATTGA
- a CDS encoding SDR family oxidoreductase, protein MKSINPESPVVVTGGSGYIASWIVKYLLEDGRTVRATVRSLKDNSKIQHLLDLKEKFKDKLSLFEADLMLDGSFDKAIEGVELVIHTASPFFVAGVKDPKKQLIDPALQGTKNVLESCNRISTVKRVVLTSSVAAIHGDNIDSLQVPNQTFTEEHWNITSNLTHQPYAYSKTLAEKEAWEIQKRQSRWDLVVINPSFVMGPSVSKRMDGTSVEFMKNMLKGVFRTGVPDTKMGYVDVRDVAKAHILAGFTPKAEGRHITSAEVIPMLGVAKIIKEKFGNKYSVPTGTLPKFLVYLIGPFFGLSWGYTKNNIGQPLHLNNEYSKTNLGLTYRPLTETFIDHVNQMESAGLL, encoded by the coding sequence ATGAAATCGATCAATCCAGAATCACCAGTTGTTGTTACAGGAGGATCGGGATATATTGCGTCCTGGATCGTCAAATATTTGTTAGAAGATGGTAGAACAGTAAGAGCTACCGTTCGTAGCTTAAAAGATAATTCCAAAATTCAACATTTGTTAGATTTAAAAGAAAAGTTTAAAGATAAACTTAGTTTATTTGAAGCAGATCTAATGTTAGATGGAAGTTTTGATAAGGCAATTGAAGGTGTCGAACTTGTGATCCATACAGCGTCTCCGTTTTTTGTGGCTGGGGTCAAAGATCCAAAAAAACAATTGATAGACCCAGCATTACAAGGAACCAAAAATGTTCTTGAATCTTGCAATCGTATTTCTACTGTTAAGCGAGTTGTCCTAACATCCAGTGTTGCAGCAATTCATGGCGATAATATAGACTCGTTACAAGTTCCAAACCAAACGTTTACGGAAGAACATTGGAATATTACAAGTAATCTTACACACCAACCTTATGCTTATTCCAAAACTTTGGCTGAAAAAGAAGCTTGGGAAATTCAAAAGAGGCAATCTCGTTGGGATTTAGTTGTGATCAATCCATCTTTTGTAATGGGGCCTTCCGTTTCCAAACGAATGGATGGAACGAGTGTAGAGTTTATGAAAAATATGTTGAAGGGAGTTTTTCGCACTGGTGTCCCTGATACAAAAATGGGATATGTCGATGTGAGAGATGTTGCAAAGGCACATATCTTAGCAGGGTTTACTCCAAAAGCCGAAGGAAGACATATCACTTCTGCGGAAGTTATACCAATGTTAGGTGTCGCAAAAATCATTAAAGAAAAATTTGGGAACAAATATTCTGTTCCCACCGGAACTTTACCTAAGTTTCTCGTATATTTGATTGGACCATTTTTTGGATTATCTTGGGGATATACAAAAAATAACATAGGCCAACCGCTACACTTAAACAATGAGTATAGTAAAACGAATCTAGGTTTAACCTATCGACCGTTAACTGAAACTTTTATAGACCATGTAAATCAAATGGAAAGTGCAGGATTGTTATAA
- a CDS encoding MBL fold metallo-hydrolase: MTQKSNPFQLRKISKIGILLLLLIFCSHCVLRPSGNLTNYESYFPHDNQTNPISKGKVRATFLGTSSILLDDGETQILTDGFFSRPSIWKTAFSKIESEPKTVLSVIERAKIKRLKAIFVCHSHYDHVMDAPFVAKQTKAILYGSSSTLNVGTGAGLTIDQMQKFEPGKPISIGKFKITVLESKHTPAFHILGKTNATDPNHPNIDSPLVQPVKVMDFIEGGTFDFFIQHGKNKILIKSSTNFVEGALDKLNADVLFLGIAQISLQPISFQDEYYKQTVQTLKPKLLIPIHWDNFFKPLSEPLEPNLQLGDDFDANMKSILKRSEGQKIEIKLLQGFESIDLF, translated from the coding sequence ATGACGCAAAAATCGAATCCATTTCAACTTCGAAAAATTTCTAAAATTGGAATCCTTCTCTTACTCCTGATTTTTTGTTCTCATTGTGTTCTTCGCCCTTCCGGGAATCTAACCAATTACGAATCCTACTTTCCTCACGATAATCAAACAAATCCCATATCAAAAGGAAAAGTCAGAGCTACGTTTTTGGGTACCTCCTCTATCCTGTTAGATGATGGAGAAACTCAAATTTTAACTGATGGATTTTTCTCAAGACCATCTATATGGAAAACAGCATTTTCCAAAATTGAATCAGAACCAAAGACTGTATTGTCAGTTATTGAAAGAGCAAAAATCAAACGCCTAAAGGCAATTTTTGTTTGCCATTCTCATTATGATCATGTTATGGATGCACCATTTGTCGCCAAACAAACGAAGGCGATATTATATGGTTCTTCTTCTACTCTCAATGTAGGAACGGGCGCTGGGCTTACCATAGATCAAATGCAAAAATTTGAACCTGGAAAACCTATCTCCATTGGAAAGTTTAAAATCACAGTTTTGGAATCCAAACATACCCCCGCTTTCCATATCCTTGGAAAAACAAATGCAACGGATCCAAATCATCCGAATATAGATTCTCCCCTCGTACAACCTGTAAAAGTTATGGATTTTATCGAAGGTGGGACTTTTGATTTTTTCATCCAACATGGAAAAAATAAAATTTTAATCAAAAGTAGTACAAACTTTGTAGAAGGAGCTTTGGATAAACTCAATGCGGATGTTTTGTTTTTAGGAATTGCACAAATTTCTCTACAGCCAATCTCCTTTCAAGATGAGTATTACAAACAAACCGTACAGACTTTAAAACCCAAATTATTAATTCCGATTCACTGGGATAATTTTTTTAAACCACTTTCGGAACCACTGGAACCCAATCTTCAATTGGGAGATGATTTTGATGCCAACATGAAATCCATTTTAAAAAGATCGGAAGGACAGAAAATTGAAATCAAGTTATTACAAGGTTTTGAATCCATTGATTTGTTTTAG
- a CDS encoding type 1 glutamine amidotransferase domain-containing protein, translated as MSNSTWNQNHFVLSPCQILKRYQPGRSKFFRMITLLMAVIISIVFYQSSIFANSEPKPKVLIVMSAADIILLDENQNHPTGVFLNELFHPAIRLYQSGFALEFATPNGKKVTLDPESLKDKYWNSKEEKEEAIRFLSSLPSFQKPISLELAIKNNQSYMGLLIPGGQGLMTDLLYDPNLTILLLKFQEQQKTIGLVCHAPALLLTLPSRFKGEGFLFQGYRVNSVTKIEEWFIETFVMNGKPKVRKISELLRERGMLYESSIFPASGFAIRDRNLVTSQNPFSGEEFTKLYLDALKDSLKKTSF; from the coding sequence ATGTCGAATTCAACTTGGAACCAAAATCATTTTGTTCTTTCCCCTTGCCAAATTTTAAAACGATACCAACCCGGCCGTTCAAAATTTTTTAGAATGATCACGCTGTTAATGGCTGTGATCATTTCAATCGTATTTTACCAATCATCCATCTTTGCAAACTCAGAACCGAAACCAAAAGTTTTAATCGTTATGAGTGCTGCCGATATAATTTTGTTAGATGAAAATCAAAACCATCCTACGGGAGTTTTTTTAAACGAACTTTTCCATCCTGCCATTCGTCTGTATCAATCAGGTTTTGCATTAGAGTTTGCCACTCCCAATGGCAAAAAAGTCACACTGGATCCAGAAAGTTTAAAAGATAAATATTGGAATTCGAAAGAAGAAAAAGAAGAAGCCATTCGTTTTTTATCTTCACTCCCTTCGTTTCAAAAACCAATCTCACTCGAATTGGCCATTAAAAATAATCAAAGTTATATGGGTTTACTCATTCCTGGTGGACAAGGGCTGATGACTGACTTGTTGTATGATCCAAATCTTACTATTTTACTTTTAAAATTTCAAGAACAACAAAAAACAATCGGTTTGGTTTGCCATGCACCGGCTTTGTTACTCACACTTCCTTCCCGTTTTAAGGGAGAAGGATTTTTGTTCCAGGGTTATCGTGTGAACTCTGTTACTAAAATAGAAGAATGGTTTATCGAAACCTTCGTGATGAATGGAAAACCTAAAGTTCGAAAAATTTCTGAGCTACTAAGGGAACGTGGAATGTTGTATGAATCTTCTATTTTTCCAGCCAGTGGATTTGCCATAAGAGATAGAAACTTAGTCACTTCACAAAATCCATTTTCTGGAGAAGAGTTCACCAAACTATATTTAGATGCACTTAAGGATTCTCTAAAAAAAACCTCTTTTTGA
- a CDS encoding Crp/Fnr family transcriptional regulator yields the protein MKVLLPKVFGSAEIREFFMTHGKPIKLKKKEVFAKKGILSYSVGLVVSGGFKLIYKHGKKEWIKSFIFEDGLLGSIPSIFENQPIPYSIIAIEPSQVIVLMANEFKSKMEKENGYQNFLIQFLSHLYLKKEERVADFLLLEPEKRYKKFIQEYSDVLNRISQIDQAAYLGITNVALSRIKKRFFLENP from the coding sequence ATGAAAGTTTTGTTACCCAAAGTATTTGGTTCCGCAGAAATCCGTGAGTTTTTTATGACTCACGGCAAACCAATCAAACTTAAGAAAAAAGAAGTTTTTGCCAAAAAGGGAATTCTTTCATATAGCGTTGGTTTGGTTGTTTCAGGCGGGTTTAAACTCATTTATAAACATGGGAAAAAGGAATGGATCAAATCCTTTATTTTTGAGGATGGACTTTTGGGAAGTATACCAAGTATCTTTGAAAACCAACCCATTCCTTATTCTATCATTGCAATAGAACCAAGTCAAGTGATTGTATTAATGGCAAACGAATTCAAATCAAAAATGGAAAAAGAAAATGGATATCAAAATTTTCTCATTCAATTTCTTTCCCATTTGTATTTAAAAAAAGAAGAACGGGTCGCAGATTTTTTACTCCTGGAACCGGAAAAAAGATATAAAAAGTTCATTCAGGAATATTCCGATGTTTTAAATCGTATTTCCCAAATAGACCAAGCTGCCTATTTAGGAATCACAAACGTGGCACTCAGTCGAATCAAAAAGAGGTTTTTTTTAGAGAATCCTTAA
- the trxA gene encoding thioredoxin yields MSEKLPKSFEELIQTHEKPILVDFWAPWCGPCQMVAPELEKLAKDWKGKVSVIKVNTDEKQEIAGRYGITGIPTMILFKNGKEIHRISGAMRSEEIKKVFGGMI; encoded by the coding sequence ATGTCGGAAAAATTACCTAAAAGTTTTGAAGAGTTGATACAAACGCATGAGAAACCGATACTTGTGGATTTTTGGGCTCCTTGGTGCGGTCCTTGTCAGATGGTGGCTCCGGAACTAGAAAAATTGGCAAAAGACTGGAAGGGGAAAGTTTCGGTAATCAAAGTCAACACTGACGAAAAACAAGAGATTGCGGGAAGATATGGCATCACAGGAATCCCTACAATGATTTTGTTCAAAAATGGAAAAGAGATTCATCGTATTTCGGGTGCTATGCGAAGTGAAGAAATCAAAAAAGTATTTGGCGGAATGATTTAA
- a CDS encoding discoidin domain-containing protein, which yields MKKIILTLLAFLVLFCKNSPIENSIVIERIQAASSADGTSPINVFISGKYWKPESSLDGITIFFSNGAKWNQAGKTDGRSFFNEILIECKDKKGFVAFYKDGSYATNFDCSKETPQKIRSNGVRVIYLLPESGNGIQTVSFFQNGKKLDVVYPEPITGEVTASSTLPSYPAYGMFDGSIDFAWVEGAPTDGVGESFEIELEDEIDLSGIEIFNGYQRLDALFFKNGSVTELLISNDSDSFTIKVADKQGGQRIFFPKTLSGKKFKFEIQKVRPGKTWKDTVIAEIILLGEKGKRFTVVDKNADEFKKSVLSKTKNTILSGFVNKAVFGDVSEGRLDYVFRSNGSFVIWKDDVSEKRVLDGNWVLLDANASEAKIKIFGRDHKVVTQSLDTNSPYAETTEEKSTVIFGDTLIVKKSANGLQMIGKKVQIKN from the coding sequence TTGAAAAAAATAATCCTAACACTTTTGGCTTTCCTTGTCCTATTTTGTAAGAATAGTCCTATTGAAAATTCCATTGTCATTGAACGAATTCAAGCTGCATCATCAGCTGATGGCACAAGTCCTATCAATGTATTCATTTCCGGCAAATACTGGAAACCCGAATCGAGTTTAGATGGAATTACGATTTTTTTCTCAAATGGAGCCAAATGGAACCAGGCAGGTAAAACAGATGGACGCTCATTTTTTAATGAAATCTTAATCGAATGCAAAGATAAAAAAGGCTTTGTTGCTTTTTATAAGGACGGTAGTTATGCGACAAATTTTGACTGCTCAAAAGAAACTCCCCAAAAAATCCGATCCAATGGAGTACGTGTAATTTATTTATTACCTGAATCTGGGAATGGAATCCAAACAGTTTCATTTTTCCAAAATGGAAAAAAGTTGGATGTAGTGTATCCTGAACCAATCACAGGAGAAGTAACAGCAAGTAGCACACTTCCAAGTTATCCCGCCTACGGCATGTTCGATGGTAGTATCGATTTTGCCTGGGTAGAGGGAGCTCCCACGGATGGAGTAGGTGAATCTTTTGAAATTGAATTAGAAGATGAAATCGATTTATCTGGAATTGAGATTTTTAATGGTTACCAAAGATTGGATGCATTATTTTTTAAAAATGGATCAGTGACAGAGTTACTCATATCAAATGATTCGGATTCTTTTACAATCAAAGTAGCGGACAAACAAGGTGGACAGAGAATTTTTTTTCCAAAAACTCTCTCGGGTAAAAAGTTTAAGTTTGAAATTCAAAAGGTTCGCCCAGGAAAAACCTGGAAAGACACAGTCATTGCAGAAATAATTTTACTCGGTGAAAAGGGAAAACGTTTTACCGTAGTCGATAAAAATGCAGATGAATTCAAAAAGTCTGTTCTTTCAAAAACAAAAAATACAATTCTTTCAGGTTTCGTAAACAAAGCAGTTTTTGGGGATGTATCGGAAGGTCGATTGGATTACGTATTTCGTTCCAACGGTTCTTTTGTAATTTGGAAAGATGATGTATCCGAAAAACGAGTATTAGACGGAAATTGGGTATTACTTGATGCGAATGCTTCGGAAGCTAAAATCAAAATATTTGGAAGGGATCATAAGGTTGTGACACAAAGTTTGGATACGAATAGCCCTTATGCAGAAACCACGGAAGAAAAATCGACAGTTATCTTTGGTGATACACTCATTGTTAAAAAGTCTGCTAATGGATTGCAGATGATTGGCAAAAAAGTCCAAATCAAAAACTAA
- a CDS encoding VanW family protein, producing the protein MGFNFKRKPIHGMNEKVHRSFLRLFLGKIYFQWKRYVVWILEQKSFATKRVLPTEIKKTFPISIFQHSSPIYRKLKDVPMYLQENKRVNLNIAISKLDGLVLNPNQVFSFWYLVGKPTKRKGYLPGMQLRNGSFIERTGGGLCQMANLIYWMTLHSPLEVKERWRHSFDIFPDSERTLPFGSGATLSYNYIDLQIKNTTKQPFVLHLWVEDDFLKGEWLTDLEVPFFYQVYESYHGFHAEPWGGYTRRNTIRRKKISKDRKEILKDELVTENTAWMMYEPLLESKESNSSSSAPE; encoded by the coding sequence ATGGGATTTAATTTCAAAAGAAAACCTATCCATGGAATGAACGAAAAAGTACATCGTAGTTTTTTGCGTTTGTTTTTAGGAAAAATTTACTTCCAGTGGAAGCGGTATGTTGTTTGGATTTTGGAACAAAAATCATTTGCTACCAAAAGAGTTCTTCCGACAGAAATCAAAAAAACATTTCCTATCTCAATTTTTCAACACTCGTCTCCCATTTATCGCAAACTAAAAGACGTTCCCATGTATCTGCAAGAAAACAAAAGGGTAAATCTAAACATCGCCATCTCTAAGTTAGATGGATTAGTATTAAATCCCAATCAAGTTTTTTCTTTTTGGTATTTGGTTGGGAAACCAACGAAAAGAAAAGGGTATCTGCCAGGAATGCAACTTAGGAATGGAAGTTTTATTGAACGTACCGGTGGCGGACTTTGTCAAATGGCGAATTTGATTTATTGGATGACTTTACATAGTCCGCTCGAAGTGAAAGAGAGATGGCGCCATAGTTTTGATATTTTTCCTGATTCGGAAAGAACACTTCCTTTTGGCTCAGGTGCCACTTTGTCGTATAATTATATTGACTTACAAATTAAAAATACAACCAAACAACCATTTGTTTTACATCTTTGGGTCGAGGATGATTTTTTAAAAGGGGAATGGCTGACTGATCTAGAAGTCCCTTTTTTTTACCAAGTCTACGAATCGTATCATGGTTTTCATGCAGAACCTTGGGGAGGTTATACCAGAAGGAATACCATTCGCAGAAAAAAAATTTCTAAGGACAGAAAGGAGATTTTGAAAGATGAATTGGTAACAGAAAATACTGCTTGGATGATGTATGAACCACTTTTGGAATCCAAAGAATCAAATTCTAGTTCTTCTGCTCCCGAATGA
- a CDS encoding GDSL-type esterase/lipase family protein, whose product MFQFDNKNKRKDKMNLKKIFLSSKLVIVLTALLFPFTFETQAKDKSFDLSKPVLIRPFGDSITYGFGFTDWGFCPVYPIGQFICMPPNQAVGGYRVWMTEFAITNKALTFATEGYQSGGSNIQQWITNTQTHDGYPGWRNDQLLQIANYPSFADITLVHAGTNDLIQGKSPNNAIIDLFKVVNALLANNSRTQIFLAKIIRISPTAATKLPNYETLSKNIRDYNQLIDTYWINTIPALRSRITLVDMHPILNLPEDYFDDVHPSPLGYMKISCTWINAIKSQKTNPSDPCSGIETDNIKAKILPSEQDIKKMQPTDEELDKVLNGKFEFK is encoded by the coding sequence ATGTTTCAATTTGATAATAAGAACAAAAGGAAGGACAAAATGAACCTAAAGAAAATTTTTCTATCAAGTAAGTTGGTAATCGTACTTACTGCATTACTATTTCCATTTACCTTTGAAACTCAGGCGAAAGATAAATCTTTTGACTTAAGCAAACCCGTTCTGATTCGACCTTTCGGAGATTCTATTACTTATGGATTTGGTTTTACAGACTGGGGATTCTGTCCCGTTTATCCAATCGGACAATTTATTTGTATGCCACCAAACCAGGCTGTCGGAGGTTACCGAGTTTGGATGACTGAATTTGCAATTACAAACAAAGCATTAACATTTGCAACAGAAGGATATCAAAGTGGAGGTTCTAATATTCAACAATGGATTACAAATACACAAACTCACGATGGTTATCCTGGATGGAGAAATGATCAGCTGCTTCAAATAGCTAATTATCCGAGTTTTGCTGACATTACTCTCGTTCATGCCGGTACAAACGATTTAATCCAAGGAAAATCTCCGAATAATGCGATTATCGATCTATTTAAAGTTGTTAATGCTCTACTTGCAAACAATTCGAGAACTCAAATCTTTCTCGCAAAAATAATTCGAATTTCACCGACTGCTGCTACTAAATTGCCGAATTATGAAACTCTAAGTAAGAATATCAGAGATTATAATCAGCTAATTGATACATATTGGATCAATACAATACCAGCTCTTAGATCAAGAATTACCTTGGTTGATATGCACCCTATCCTAAATCTTCCAGAAGATTATTTTGACGATGTTCATCCAAGCCCTTTAGGGTATATGAAAATCTCTTGTACTTGGATTAATGCAATCAAAAGTCAAAAAACCAATCCAAGTGATCCTTGTAGCGGAATCGAAACAGATAACATAAAAGCAAAAATTCTTCCTTCCGAGCAGGATATTAAAAAGATGCAACCTACGGACGAAGAGTTAGATAAAGTCTTAAACGGAAAGTTTGAATTCAAATAA